In the Bradyrhizobium guangzhouense genome, one interval contains:
- a CDS encoding acyltransferase family protein: protein MTSTSQIDVALDVTQELRSPGKLTSTPCIEKRTRFMSIGLMRFIAAGGVLLSHSWYYTSERLSHSDLQFPAGAHGVDLFFVISGFVMIVSSRQLIGKPNGALVFSIRRLVRIVPLYWAATTFKLAVAILTTGLALHVTINPVNVIFSYLFIPSYNGPYISPILHPGWTLNYEMMFYFLFATSILIGASQILFVGTILIVFSALSFFVEPGAPAYTFYFNTIVLEFALGMLIAQFLAETRQRPFWGILLTALGLILLFAFNADDFFDPNPWRIFSLGIPAALAIIGAIHLEGLISPRYKRLLDIFADASYALYLIPPITAPIVPLLFRWLGFDYPSLCVFFTALFCLFTGFSAYFLFDRPITTFLRARLEPRT from the coding sequence ATGACATCGACCTCTCAAATCGACGTCGCTCTTGATGTTACGCAAGAATTGCGATCGCCGGGAAAATTAACGAGCACCCCTTGCATTGAAAAGCGCACAAGATTTATGTCAATTGGTCTTATGCGCTTTATCGCAGCCGGTGGCGTTTTGCTCAGCCATTCCTGGTATTACACTAGCGAGCGGCTCTCCCATTCAGATCTTCAATTTCCTGCTGGCGCGCATGGTGTTGACTTGTTCTTCGTCATTAGCGGATTTGTAATGATTGTCTCCTCCAGACAGTTGATCGGGAAGCCCAATGGTGCGCTAGTTTTTTCCATACGTCGGCTCGTACGCATTGTTCCGCTATATTGGGCCGCAACGACATTTAAGTTGGCTGTAGCAATACTAACGACGGGATTGGCGTTGCACGTAACAATCAATCCCGTAAACGTCATTTTCTCTTACTTGTTTATCCCTTCGTATAACGGACCCTACATAAGCCCAATTCTCCACCCGGGCTGGACACTCAACTATGAGATGATGTTTTATTTCCTTTTTGCGACATCAATACTGATTGGTGCATCTCAAATTCTGTTTGTTGGCACGATACTGATTGTCTTCTCAGCACTTTCGTTCTTTGTCGAACCGGGAGCACCGGCCTATACTTTTTATTTCAACACCATTGTGCTCGAGTTTGCACTCGGGATGCTTATCGCACAATTCCTTGCTGAAACTCGACAACGCCCATTTTGGGGAATTTTACTGACGGCTCTGGGGCTGATACTCTTGTTTGCATTCAATGCAGATGATTTCTTTGACCCCAATCCGTGGCGCATTTTCTCGTTAGGAATACCTGCCGCGCTGGCGATTATCGGAGCAATTCATTTGGAGGGATTAATCTCGCCCCGTTATAAAAGGCTTCTTGATATTTTTGCCGATGCCTCCTATGCGCTTTATCTTATTCCCCCAATTACCGCTCCAATCGTCCCACTGCTATTTCGGTGGCTAGGTTTCGATTACCCGAGTTTATGCGTATTCTTTACAGCGCTCTTTTGCCTGTTCACCGGCTTCTCAGCTTACTTTTTGTTTGATCGCCCGATAACTACTTTTTTGCGAGCTAGGCTGGAGCCAAGGACATAA
- a CDS encoding aldo/keto reductase: MTSTAGPAERALERIGFGCSHITGGFETRANLRLLRLAYDHGIRHFDTAPMYGHGTSEEVLAAALRGERHNISIATKVGIPHGELSSRRQLLRLVATPLRRWTPGLSKLAAKRIYSGAIQTDFSASFIDRSIEKSLSKLKTDYIDLLLLHEVRAQDISDELLKKLQSLVHQGKVRRLGIGTSVESMKQIRATGRNFEVYQRPWSVLASDENLFADRYQIFHGSILGAMEAVGEKLRMDVHARQRLQELCSLEIGSSDDIAKVLLLAAIAANPRGLVLFSSRAQDRVASYLKFAQNAGTAAGAEVLRTLRSCLGSQDIDPSHSAASR; this comes from the coding sequence ATGACATCGACGGCTGGCCCGGCGGAACGGGCTTTGGAACGGATCGGCTTTGGTTGTTCGCACATCACCGGTGGCTTCGAGACGAGAGCCAATCTGCGTCTTCTGAGGCTAGCTTATGACCACGGTATCAGGCACTTTGATACGGCCCCGATGTATGGCCACGGTACCTCGGAGGAGGTGCTGGCGGCCGCCTTGCGGGGGGAGCGTCACAACATCTCCATTGCGACCAAGGTTGGCATTCCTCACGGCGAGCTGAGTTCCAGGCGGCAGCTCCTGCGGCTCGTCGCAACCCCGCTGCGCCGATGGACGCCGGGACTATCGAAGCTTGCGGCAAAGCGGATTTATTCCGGGGCGATCCAGACGGATTTCTCGGCTTCGTTCATCGATCGATCGATCGAGAAATCGCTCTCGAAGCTTAAGACGGACTACATCGATCTGCTGCTATTGCATGAGGTGCGAGCGCAGGACATCTCGGACGAATTGCTCAAAAAGCTGCAAAGCCTTGTTCATCAGGGAAAAGTGCGCCGTTTGGGAATAGGGACAAGCGTCGAGAGCATGAAGCAGATCAGGGCTACCGGTCGAAATTTCGAGGTGTATCAGCGACCCTGGTCGGTCCTTGCGTCCGATGAAAACCTGTTTGCTGATCGCTACCAGATTTTCCATGGAAGCATCCTGGGTGCGATGGAAGCCGTCGGTGAGAAGCTCCGGATGGATGTCCACGCCAGGCAACGGCTACAAGAGCTCTGCAGCCTCGAAATCGGATCCTCGGATGACATCGCAAAGGTTCTACTGTTGGCGGCGATTGCGGCAAATCCGCGCGGGCTCGTTCTTTTCAGTTCGCGGGCGCAGGACAGGGTCGCGTCCTATCTGAAATTTGCGCAGAATGCCGGTACCGCAGCTGGGGCTGAAGTGCTGCGCACGCTGCGTAGCTGTCTTGGCTCGCAGGACATCGATCCGTCACATAGTGCGGCTTCGCGCTAA
- a CDS encoding polysaccharide biosynthesis tyrosine autokinase — MLQLNRPTNEINRDFPEGEQGSSHDIKFYVDIIRRQFPTVLAIASAALLVSIVYLFTAAPLFTSTASMVIDTRKLQLFQQQSVLGDVALDSATVETQVEILKSENVSLAVIRDLHLIDDPEFTGGGGGVVGAIIGSISRLFSTPSASSEFQLTRQALGRFEAGRTIRRLGQTYVMEIGFTSRDPVKSGRIANAIADAYIVDQLEAKYQSTRRASIWLQDRIKELRTQASAAQKAVVDFKTVNKIVDTGGRLMNEQQLAEVNSQLVLAHASTAEAKARLDRMNDILKQDIPDANVADALKNDTIVKLRAQYVDMAAKESIWSSRYGPDHLAAVNLRRQMAEIRKNITDELKRIQESYKSDYDIAVTREESIKTSLNNVVSESQLTNQAQVQLRELESSAQSYQAMYDNFLQKYMESVQQQSFPITEARVITPASASLAKTFPKTFVVLAGGLLSGLLLGLGAALARELTDNVFRTTSRVQEKLGANCVAVVPAIVGEGPSRKLLGANRPADGENLLRYVVDHPLSRFSEAIRSLKVSLDLNSIVRENRVIAVTSALPNEGKSTLSINLAQLMAHGGARVILVDADLRNPSLSRALLPNAETGLLEVIAQKGHLEDVWTVDPETNLAVLPVVVTSKLLHTNEILASKAMRDLIAVLRSKFDYVVLDLPPMAPVVDVRVTSSFVDSYVFVVEWGKTKTDVVMHNLRNAPAIHEKLLGVVLNKADTKLMSRYESYHGRYYYQKYYSRYGYVE; from the coding sequence ATGCTTCAACTGAATAGGCCGACTAACGAGATCAACCGGGATTTTCCCGAAGGGGAGCAAGGCTCGTCCCACGATATAAAGTTTTACGTTGATATTATTCGTCGTCAGTTTCCGACGGTGCTCGCCATTGCATCGGCAGCCCTACTTGTTTCGATCGTCTATCTGTTTACTGCGGCGCCGCTTTTTACCTCAACGGCATCCATGGTGATTGACACAAGGAAGCTGCAGCTGTTCCAGCAGCAATCCGTGCTCGGCGATGTTGCTCTAGACTCGGCGACAGTCGAAACTCAAGTCGAAATTCTAAAATCTGAAAACGTTAGCCTTGCGGTTATTCGGGACCTGCATCTCATCGACGACCCAGAGTTTACGGGCGGAGGCGGGGGGGTCGTAGGAGCCATCATCGGATCGATTTCAAGGTTGTTCTCGACTCCCAGCGCGTCGTCCGAATTCCAATTAACGCGACAGGCTCTCGGCCGATTCGAAGCTGGTCGTACGATCAGGCGGCTTGGTCAAACCTATGTAATGGAGATCGGGTTTACCTCCCGCGATCCGGTCAAGTCTGGGCGCATAGCGAATGCGATTGCAGATGCCTATATCGTTGATCAGCTAGAAGCCAAATACCAGTCAACAAGGCGGGCCAGCATATGGCTGCAAGATCGTATCAAGGAGCTGCGGACGCAAGCTTCTGCTGCGCAAAAGGCGGTTGTTGATTTCAAAACCGTCAATAAGATCGTTGATACTGGCGGTCGCCTCATGAATGAGCAGCAACTGGCTGAGGTGAATAGTCAGTTGGTTCTCGCGCACGCATCTACCGCTGAAGCAAAGGCGCGTCTTGACCGTATGAACGATATCCTGAAGCAGGATATCCCAGATGCTAATGTGGCTGACGCACTCAAGAACGATACGATTGTGAAGCTGCGGGCACAGTATGTTGATATGGCCGCCAAAGAGTCTATTTGGTCGTCAAGATATGGTCCTGACCATCTTGCCGCTGTGAATCTTCGCCGGCAAATGGCGGAAATCAGGAAGAATATCACCGACGAGCTGAAGCGGATCCAGGAGTCCTATAAAAGCGACTATGATATCGCGGTCACTCGAGAGGAAAGCATCAAGACAAGCCTGAACAACGTCGTGTCCGAGTCGCAACTTACCAATCAGGCTCAGGTGCAATTGCGAGAGTTGGAAAGCAGCGCGCAGTCTTATCAAGCGATGTATGACAACTTTCTCCAGAAATATATGGAATCGGTCCAGCAGCAGTCGTTCCCGATTACCGAGGCGCGCGTAATAACTCCTGCAAGCGCATCCTTAGCCAAGACGTTCCCCAAAACCTTCGTTGTGCTTGCCGGTGGACTCCTGTCGGGGCTTTTGTTGGGACTAGGTGCTGCTCTCGCGCGCGAGCTCACGGACAACGTTTTTCGGACGACCTCTAGAGTCCAGGAAAAACTAGGGGCGAATTGCGTGGCGGTCGTTCCGGCGATTGTTGGTGAGGGGCCGTCTCGCAAGTTGCTCGGAGCAAATAGGCCTGCTGACGGCGAAAATTTGCTTCGCTACGTTGTGGATCACCCTCTTTCACGGTTTTCCGAAGCTATTCGCTCACTAAAAGTGAGCTTGGATCTCAATTCGATCGTTAGGGAGAACCGCGTCATTGCGGTGACTTCTGCCCTGCCCAATGAAGGGAAAAGTACGCTTTCGATCAACCTGGCTCAATTGATGGCTCATGGCGGTGCTCGTGTTATTCTTGTTGATGCTGATCTTCGCAATCCATCTTTATCGCGTGCGCTCTTGCCTAACGCGGAAACCGGTTTGCTCGAAGTCATTGCGCAGAAGGGGCATTTGGAAGACGTCTGGACGGTTGACCCGGAAACGAACTTGGCTGTGCTTCCCGTGGTCGTTACTTCAAAACTGCTTCACACAAACGAGATACTCGCATCAAAGGCCATGCGCGATCTGATTGCGGTTCTGAGATCGAAGTTTGATTACGTCGTATTGGATCTTCCTCCGATGGCGCCCGTCGTCGATGTGCGGGTCACGTCGTCGTTCGTGGATTCGTATGTATTTGTGGTCGAGTGGGGTAAGACAAAGACGGATGTTGTGATGCACAACCTCCGTAACGCACCTGCCATTCATGAGAAGCTTCTTGGTGTGGTTCTCAATAAGGCGGATACTAAGCTTATGTCGCGATACGAATCCTATCACGGCAGATACTACTATCAGAAATATTATTCGCGATACGGCTACGTAGAGTGA
- a CDS encoding O-antigen ligase family protein: protein MRHWLPNIRWSWSLPSVFILYFVVAFAPFPFGSTNDLSIAFWCLCLGIAMIFAPTRDLRKPHLWMIAGIGLIVAGYAFVLHEQLSDHPWIAPFQPIWKQASDLLGVPIAPSASIVKNEAFFALGAPLANILAILLGITVGSDRERARRILWVIAISGALYALYGVLSFLIEPTMILWRDKQFYLGSVTGTFINRNTAAAYFGSCAVIWTLLILEDIRRRLPERHIEWRRLSLDLRAIPLKEISPQLAALLICLMAMFMTTSRAGVGLSLLAMIIATTVFLRRDLPPRTGILIALGSGVAVALGLLQLLGGQVSSRFDSQGLVDEGRVEAWKSTLRIIADNPWFGTGMGTFQWAFPPYRSPNISISGVWDRAHSTPLELASDVGIPLALLVAVGWAAMLGILANGVFGRRRDLVIPLAAAATATLSLLHSCLDFTLQIPGYSIPFFALFGVGLAQSFRTSEVHQRRQSDITNTSEISTGTELRGLSMGVRNS, encoded by the coding sequence ATGCGCCACTGGCTTCCCAATATCCGCTGGTCGTGGAGTCTTCCCTCGGTCTTCATTCTGTACTTCGTGGTGGCTTTTGCGCCGTTTCCGTTCGGCTCGACGAATGATTTGTCGATTGCGTTCTGGTGTCTGTGTCTCGGCATTGCGATGATCTTCGCGCCAACGCGCGATCTGCGAAAGCCGCATTTATGGATGATCGCCGGCATCGGCCTGATCGTCGCCGGCTATGCGTTCGTCCTGCATGAACAGCTGTCAGATCATCCCTGGATTGCACCGTTCCAGCCGATCTGGAAGCAAGCGTCGGACCTTTTGGGTGTGCCAATCGCTCCGTCGGCGTCCATTGTGAAGAATGAAGCGTTCTTTGCGCTGGGCGCACCGCTCGCCAACATTCTGGCAATTCTCCTCGGGATCACCGTCGGCAGCGATCGTGAACGCGCGCGCCGCATCCTTTGGGTGATTGCGATCTCTGGCGCGCTCTACGCGCTCTATGGTGTGCTATCGTTCCTGATCGAGCCCACAATGATCTTGTGGAGGGATAAGCAATTCTATCTCGGCAGCGTCACCGGCACCTTTATCAACCGCAACACAGCGGCGGCGTATTTCGGTTCTTGCGCCGTGATCTGGACCCTCTTGATCCTCGAAGATATTCGTCGCCGTCTTCCTGAGCGTCACATCGAGTGGCGGCGTCTATCGCTCGATCTGCGGGCAATCCCCCTGAAAGAGATTTCACCGCAGCTCGCCGCACTTCTGATCTGCCTGATGGCGATGTTCATGACGACCTCGCGGGCCGGCGTCGGCCTGTCGCTGCTCGCGATGATCATCGCGACAACTGTTTTCCTCAGGAGGGATTTACCGCCGCGCACCGGGATCCTTATTGCCCTCGGATCAGGCGTTGCTGTTGCGCTGGGTCTGCTCCAGCTGCTCGGCGGCCAGGTCTCGAGCCGCTTCGACAGCCAGGGTCTGGTCGACGAGGGCCGCGTGGAAGCCTGGAAGTCCACGCTTCGGATCATTGCAGATAATCCGTGGTTCGGCACCGGGATGGGTACGTTTCAATGGGCGTTCCCGCCTTATCGGAGCCCCAACATCTCGATCAGCGGGGTTTGGGATCGCGCTCATTCCACGCCGCTCGAGCTCGCCTCAGATGTCGGCATCCCCTTGGCGCTTTTAGTCGCAGTCGGTTGGGCGGCTATGCTCGGTATTCTCGCTAACGGCGTGTTCGGCCGGCGAAGAGATCTCGTCATACCCTTGGCGGCCGCCGCCACCGCGACGCTCTCCCTGCTGCATTCCTGTTTGGATTTTACGCTACAAATTCCCGGCTATTCCATTCCATTCTTTGCGCTTTTCGGAGTTGGATTGGCGCAGTCATTCCGAACCAGCGAGGTGCATCAGCGCCGCCAAAGTGACATCACGAACACGTCCGAGATCAGCACCGGAACGGAGCTCCGCGGCTTGTCGATGGGCGTCAGAAATTCATAA
- a CDS encoding O-antigen ligase family protein has product MADRPRFGIRHLVFCASCVVLMFSNEEGSAIFFQALGVALFVLSGMLFFVSTPSTPIKITPFDAIMLFSVPLSYVAVALSEDSYSLMHTTIFLITYLSVMIIAQRASAEELIMCIRTATLAILGIVVVQFGDSLITGLMPGALKRWQLREAPFGMHPNLAGFIYGGFIVMAANSGMLRWRLNHLLTVVIIALCVAVMLVASARGGLLAVVLTLAVYVASEIIKGRRSTTYIIVIGVALAILAFFYWERIAAYAIEMFDLNSRERGLSSGGTGRFEIWARGIDYIFGRSWEIFIGSGLRSTHNMSFPVESSYINLAVDSGIFLTAATLLCFIGILARSYSEQNSGSAFHRFAFYTLLFAVFQSVFNRYLIAVGNPFSLIVLLVASKASGKITPALRNARAIAAADTA; this is encoded by the coding sequence ATGGCCGATCGGCCTCGTTTTGGAATTAGGCACCTCGTTTTTTGTGCATCCTGCGTGGTGCTGATGTTTTCAAACGAAGAGGGTAGCGCAATCTTCTTCCAGGCGCTCGGCGTGGCGTTATTCGTTTTGTCTGGGATGCTGTTCTTCGTGTCCACGCCCAGTACTCCGATCAAGATAACGCCGTTTGACGCCATAATGCTATTTTCTGTGCCCTTGTCCTATGTGGCGGTTGCCCTTTCCGAAGATAGTTACTCGCTAATGCACACGACGATTTTCCTGATTACATACCTGTCCGTTATGATCATTGCTCAACGAGCGAGCGCTGAGGAACTGATTATGTGCATCCGCACCGCGACGCTTGCTATTTTGGGGATCGTTGTCGTGCAATTTGGCGACAGCCTGATCACCGGATTGATGCCTGGCGCGCTCAAGCGCTGGCAATTGCGTGAGGCTCCATTTGGGATGCATCCGAATCTGGCCGGCTTCATTTATGGAGGCTTTATAGTAATGGCCGCAAATTCGGGCATGCTGAGGTGGCGATTGAACCACTTACTTACAGTGGTTATTATAGCGCTCTGCGTTGCTGTGATGCTCGTTGCGTCCGCTCGCGGTGGCCTTCTAGCTGTTGTGCTTACACTTGCGGTCTACGTGGCGAGCGAGATTATCAAGGGTCGACGCTCCACAACTTATATTATTGTTATTGGTGTAGCGCTTGCAATTCTAGCGTTTTTCTATTGGGAAAGAATTGCGGCTTATGCCATCGAAATGTTTGACCTCAATTCGAGGGAGCGGGGCTTGAGCTCCGGCGGAACAGGGCGCTTCGAAATCTGGGCTCGCGGGATCGACTATATATTTGGGAGAAGCTGGGAGATATTTATCGGCAGCGGTCTAAGAAGTACCCACAATATGAGCTTCCCGGTCGAAAGCTCATATATAAACTTGGCGGTAGATTCCGGCATATTTCTCACCGCAGCGACTTTGCTTTGCTTTATTGGAATTTTGGCCCGCAGCTACAGTGAACAGAACTCTGGAAGCGCGTTTCACCGCTTTGCATTTTACACGCTGCTGTTCGCCGTTTTTCAGTCGGTTTTTAACCGGTACCTTATTGCGGTCGGCAATCCGTTCTCGCTGATTGTTCTGTTGGTTGCGTCTAAGGCGTCGGGTAAGATCACTCCCGCTCTAAGAAACGCGCGCGCGATAGCGGCGGCTGATACGGCGTGA
- a CDS encoding lipopolysaccharide biosynthesis protein translates to MKKEMLANNIASAGSIFWRIIGQLLLPPALLAWWGSDRYGEWLFITSLPTLLAVADLGFADAAASQMTMEIARGQRREATRIFQTILAMTLLVCVGLVVTATPVLYLDHFEIGRVRLDADALAALYLVVCYSSLLILSRLFLASLRAGQHYAESTLVYDAIQFLEGVAILWAAYEGKTFFVCALIYVCIRVGNIAYLIFLIFRRMRWLRWGFDAFDWSTFRQLFAPALAAMAMPVALALNFQGMIWIAGTTLGPGAAAVLATVRTASRVVIQLVGIFSRAAMPIYSASVAVNNQRSRDVIDRIMRLLLLVLLLPGCVLFGVFGRDFVGFWTRGHLDPPSTFVWLIAVGALFHGCWAFSANLLVSINRHVRFGLAVVIVTCVITPMAWPASKLFGLNGIAVTLIGLELATLLSFAALNDRPSRVRYQLWPMVR, encoded by the coding sequence ATGAAGAAGGAGATGCTGGCTAATAATATTGCCAGCGCCGGCAGCATCTTCTGGCGCATCATCGGTCAGCTGCTCTTGCCGCCTGCTCTGTTGGCTTGGTGGGGTAGCGATCGGTATGGCGAGTGGCTTTTCATTACCTCGCTCCCAACGCTGCTTGCAGTTGCTGATCTGGGATTTGCCGATGCCGCAGCATCGCAGATGACGATGGAGATCGCCAGGGGGCAACGGCGTGAGGCTACACGGATCTTTCAAACCATATTGGCAATGACGTTACTGGTTTGTGTGGGTCTTGTCGTAACTGCGACCCCGGTTCTCTACCTTGATCATTTCGAGATTGGGCGTGTGCGGCTGGATGCGGATGCTCTGGCGGCGCTCTATCTCGTCGTTTGTTATTCGTCGTTACTCATACTCTCAAGGTTGTTCCTCGCCTCTTTGAGAGCTGGCCAACACTACGCCGAATCCACCCTAGTCTACGATGCCATTCAGTTCCTCGAAGGTGTGGCGATTCTGTGGGCTGCCTATGAGGGCAAAACGTTTTTCGTTTGCGCGCTTATTTATGTCTGCATCCGCGTGGGGAACATCGCGTATTTGATCTTCTTGATCTTCCGACGGATGAGATGGTTGCGCTGGGGCTTCGATGCGTTTGATTGGAGCACTTTCCGCCAATTGTTCGCGCCGGCCCTTGCTGCCATGGCTATGCCAGTCGCACTCGCGTTGAATTTTCAAGGTATGATTTGGATCGCGGGAACTACTTTAGGTCCAGGAGCCGCTGCTGTTTTGGCCACAGTGCGTACGGCCAGCCGGGTGGTCATTCAACTCGTCGGCATTTTCAGCCGCGCTGCCATGCCGATCTATTCCGCCAGCGTCGCCGTCAACAACCAACGCTCCCGCGACGTCATCGACCGGATTATGCGGCTGTTGCTGCTGGTTCTACTGCTTCCGGGCTGCGTCTTATTTGGAGTTTTTGGCCGGGATTTTGTGGGTTTCTGGACGCGCGGCCATCTCGATCCACCGTCGACGTTCGTATGGCTGATTGCCGTCGGCGCTTTGTTTCATGGCTGCTGGGCCTTCTCTGCAAACCTCCTGGTGTCCATCAACCGGCATGTCAGGTTTGGTTTGGCGGTAGTCATCGTGACGTGCGTGATTACCCCAATGGCATGGCCGGCTTCCAAACTATTCGGACTTAACGGGATTGCCGTTACCCTGATCGGGCTTGAGCTGGCTACACTGCTCTCTTTCGCTGCGCTGAATGATCGGCCCAGTCGGGTGCGATATCAACTATGGCCGATGGTTCGCTAA
- a CDS encoding FAD-dependent oxidoreductase — MILSIDQIDLARLSPEVVIIGGGAVGLLAAVYLASRNIRVLVLEAGPEQLDQDSQAIFHAAVSRGRKHAGLHQGRFRALGGTTNFWGGQLVRFDHTVFAGRPWLGDAAWPIQLEDIEPFYSECESLLGLPDGLSDDLSVIEQLQTPPEYRDDDLEYFYTRWLTEKNFRFRFARFLESNANITVVTNAPVTSLRIGVNREVTAVTVGCGPKAVDVAARVLVLANGTVEMIRLLQHQTTDGHAPPWAANPWLGRGFMDHLEGTIASIVPLDKKLFRGLFDNVFLQGMKLQPRLRLSEARQLQDQLLGAAIHVKFEAQEHVQNAKIFLAGLLKGRLSNPERITSEIWAAARLGFPMAWHYLVNQRIWSPMSGNIQLRVMMEQVPLPTSTVTLSEASDKLGMRIPQLSWAVASEKEVKTIQAAAQFAKTYFESRGIAKVTIPEQILAGGPELLAAFVDTFHHMGGARMSTSESDGVVDPMCRVFGCDNLYVMGAAVFPVSGFANPTFTAMALALRTAEAIARQVQR; from the coding sequence GTGATATTATCAATTGATCAGATCGACCTAGCGCGGCTCTCGCCCGAAGTTGTCATCATAGGCGGCGGAGCGGTCGGCCTCCTCGCGGCGGTGTACTTGGCGTCCCGGAATATCAGGGTCCTGGTTCTGGAGGCCGGACCGGAGCAGCTGGATCAAGACTCTCAGGCAATCTTTCATGCGGCGGTGTCGCGTGGCCGCAAGCATGCGGGGTTGCATCAGGGGCGTTTCCGGGCGCTTGGAGGGACAACTAACTTCTGGGGTGGGCAGCTGGTCCGCTTCGATCATACTGTATTTGCAGGGCGTCCGTGGCTGGGGGACGCAGCTTGGCCCATCCAGCTAGAAGACATCGAGCCGTTCTACAGCGAATGTGAAAGCCTGCTCGGTCTGCCCGATGGTCTCAGCGACGATCTCTCGGTGATCGAGCAACTGCAGACGCCTCCGGAGTACCGTGATGACGATCTCGAATACTTCTACACGCGCTGGCTGACCGAGAAGAACTTCCGCTTTCGTTTTGCTCGCTTTCTTGAAAGCAATGCCAACATCACCGTTGTCACGAATGCCCCGGTCACGAGTCTGCGGATCGGAGTGAACCGCGAAGTCACCGCGGTAACCGTCGGCTGCGGTCCCAAGGCGGTCGATGTTGCCGCTCGCGTTCTTGTCCTTGCCAACGGCACGGTCGAGATGATCCGCCTGTTACAGCATCAAACCACGGATGGCCACGCCCCGCCGTGGGCCGCTAATCCGTGGCTTGGTCGCGGGTTCATGGACCATTTGGAGGGGACAATCGCAAGCATTGTGCCGCTCGACAAGAAGCTGTTCAGAGGTCTCTTCGACAACGTCTTCCTGCAAGGCATGAAGTTGCAGCCGCGCCTGAGACTTTCTGAGGCACGCCAGCTTCAGGACCAGCTTCTCGGCGCCGCAATCCACGTCAAGTTCGAGGCGCAGGAGCATGTGCAAAATGCGAAGATATTCCTGGCTGGCCTGTTGAAAGGGCGTTTGTCTAACCCAGAGAGGATAACCTCGGAAATCTGGGCGGCTGCCCGTCTCGGCTTCCCGATGGCCTGGCACTATCTCGTAAACCAGCGGATCTGGTCGCCGATGAGCGGCAACATCCAGCTTCGCGTCATGATGGAGCAGGTGCCGCTGCCGACCAGCACGGTCACGCTCTCCGAGGCTAGCGACAAACTTGGAATGCGGATACCCCAGCTGAGCTGGGCCGTAGCGAGCGAGAAGGAAGTTAAGACCATCCAAGCCGCAGCCCAGTTTGCGAAGACCTATTTCGAGAGCCGCGGGATCGCGAAAGTCACCATTCCTGAGCAGATTCTTGCCGGCGGACCAGAGTTGCTGGCCGCTTTTGTGGATACGTTTCATCACATGGGTGGCGCGCGGATGAGCACCTCGGAATCCGATGGCGTTGTTGATCCGATGTGCCGTGTGTTCGGCTGCGATAACCTGTACGTCATGGGCGCCGCAGTGTTCCCTGTCTCAGGCTTTGCCAATCCCACCTTCACGGCCATGGCGCTGGCGCTCCGCACGGCCGAGGCGATCGCGCGGCAGGTGCAACGATGA